The Euphorbia lathyris chromosome 2, ddEupLath1.1, whole genome shotgun sequence genome includes a window with the following:
- the LOC136220963 gene encoding probable glutathione S-transferase — protein MGKEVKLLGAWFSPYSYRVIWALKLKGIPFEYVEEDVFNKSCMLLHYNPVHKKIPVLVHGGKPINESMIIIEYLDETWPHHPLLPSHPYERALARFWVKFIEVKGSSMWKILPSGGEEQEKAVKGTLEMLKTIEEEAMGLIGENKYFGGENIGIVDIAFGPLAHWLGMIEKTVGIEVFDPHKFPKLQVWIQNFKQDPVICENLPAEEDMFICFKRYRERMLASASP, from the exons ATGGGTAAAGAAGTTAAGCTACTTGGAGCATGGTTTAGTCCTTATAGTTACAGAGTGATATGGGCTCTAAAACTAAAGGGCATACCCTTTGAATATGTAGAAGAAGATGTGTTCAACAAGAGTTGTATGCTTTTGCACTATAATCCAGTCCACAAGAAAATCCCAGTGCTCGTCCATGGCGGAAAACCAATCAACGAATCCATGATAATCATCGAGTATTTGGACGAAACATGGCCTCATCACCCCTTGCTGCCCTCTCATCCTTATGAGAGAGCACTTGCCAGGTTTTGGGTCAAATTTATTGAAGTCAAG GGTTCATCAATGTGGAAGATATTACCAAGCGGGGGAGAAGAGCAAGAGAAAGCAGTGAAGGGTACCTTGGAAATGCTAAAAACaatagaagaagaagccatGGGACTAATTGGAGAGAATAAATATTTTGGAGGAGAAAATATTGGAATTGTTGACATTGCTTTTGGGCCACTTGCTCATTGGCTGGGAATGATAGAGAAAACAGTAGGAATAGAAGTATTTGATCCCCATAAATTCCCCAAATTGCAGGTATGGATTCAAAATTTCAAGCAAGATCCGGTTATCTGTGAAAATCTTCCAGCCGAAGAGGATATGTTTATCTGTTTCAAACGCTATAGGGAAAGGATGTTAGCATCTGCTTCTCCTTGA
- the LOC136220964 gene encoding probable glutathione S-transferase encodes MAEVKLLGTWPSPFSYRVIWALKLKAIPFEYLEQDLFNKSSLLLQYNPVHKKIPVLVHSGKPISESMIIIEYLDETWPDHPLLPTHPYDRALARFWVKFMEDKSSSMWTIYRSKGEEQEKAVKATMEILKTIEEEAMEVMGVNKYFGGESIGIVDIAFGPIAHWLPVIEKVGGVKLLESHKFPKLQAWIQNFKQSAIISENVPNEEEMVAFFKRRREMILASASASA; translated from the exons ATGGCTGAAGTTAAACTACTCGGAACATGGCCTAGTCCTTTTAGTTACAGAGTCATATGGGCTCTGAAACTAAAGGCCATACCCTTTGAATATTTAGAGCAAGATCTGTTCAACAAGAGTTCTTTGCTTTTACAGTATAATCCAGTCCACAAGAAAATCCCAGTGCTCGTCCATAGCGGCAAACCAATCAGCGAATCCATGATAATCATCGAGTATTTGGACGAAACATGGCCTGATCACCCCTTGCTGCCTACTCATCCTTATGACAGAGCACTTGCCAGGTTCTGGGTCAAATTTATGGAAGACAAG AGTTCATCAATGTGGACGATATACCGAAGCAAAGGAGAAGAGCAAGAGAAAGCAGTGAAAGCTACCATGGAAATACTAAAAACTATAGAAGAAGAAGCCATGGAAGTAATGGGAGTGAATAAATATTTTGGAGGAGAAAGTATTGGAATAGTTGACATTGCTTTTGGGCCAATCGCTCATTGGCTGCCAGTGATTGAAAAAGTAGGCGGAGTAAAACTACTTGAATCCCATAAATTCCCTAAGCTGCAGGCATGGATCCAAAACTTCAAGCAATCAGCCATTATCAGTGAAAATGTTCCAAATGAAGAGGAGATGGTTGCCTTTTTTAAACGTCGCAGGGAAATGATTTTGGCATCTGCTTCTGCTTCTGCTTGA
- the LOC136219435 gene encoding probable glutathione S-transferase: protein MAELKLLGTWLSPFSCRVIWALKLKGIPFEYVEEDLANKSSMLLQYNPVHKKIPVLVHGGKPINESMVIVEYLDETWPDHPLLPTHPYERALARFWVKFIEDKGSSMWAIFRSKGEEQEKAVKDTTEILKTIEEEAMGLMGESKYFGGENIGIVDIAFGPIAHWLPVIEKVGGVQVLEPHKFPKLQTWIQNFKQDVVISENLPDEEKMVAFFKRRREMILASASA, encoded by the exons ATGGCTGAACTTAAGCTACTTGGAACATGGCTTAGTCCATTTAGTTGCAGAGTGATATGGGCTCTAAAACTAAAGGGCATACCCTTTGAATATGTGGAAGAAGATCTGGCCAACAAAAGTTCTATGCTTTTGCAGTATAATCCAGTGCACAAGAAAATCCCAGTGCTCGTCCATGGCGGCAAACCAATCAACGAATCCATGGTAATCGTCGAGTATCTGGATGAAACATGGCCTGATCATCCCCTGCTGCCAACTCATCCTTATGAGAGAGCACTTGCCAGGTTCTGGGTCAAATTTATTGAAGACAAG GGTTCATCAATGTGGGCGATATTCCGAAGCAAAGGAGAAGAGCAAGAGAAAGCAGTGAAGGATACCACGGAAATACTAAAAACaatagaagaagaagccatGGGACTAATGGGAGAGAGTAAATATTTTGGTGGAGAAAATATTGGAATAGTTGACATTGCTTTTGGACCAATCGCTCATTGGCTGCCTGTGATTGAAAAAGTAGGCGGAGTACAAGTACTTGAACCCCATAAGTTCCCAAAACTGCAGACATGGATCCAAAATTTCAAGCAAGACGTCGTTATCAGTGAAAATCTTCCAGATGAAGAGAAGATGGTTGCCTTTTTCAAACGTCGCAGGGAAATGATTTTGGCATCTGCTTCTGCTTGA
- the LOC136219436 gene encoding probable glutathione S-transferase, translating to MAEVKLLGTWISPFSCRVIWALKHKGIPFEYVEEDLANKSSMLLQYNPVHKKIPVLVHGGKLINESMIIVEYLDETWPEHPLLPTDPYERALARFWVKFIEDKSLSMWTIYRSKGEEQEKAMKATMEILKTIEEEAMGVMGESKYFGGEKIGIVDIAFGPIAHWLPVIEKVGGVKLLEPHKFPKLQAWIQNFKQSPIISESLPNEEEIIAFLKRRREMILASASA from the exons ATGGCTGAAGTTAAACTACTCGGAACATGGATTAGTCCATTTAGTTGCAGAGTGATATGGGCTCTAAAACACAAGGGCATACCCTTTGAATATGTGGAAGAAGATCTGGCCAACAAAAGCTCTATGCTTTTGCAGTATAATCCAGTTCACAAGAAAATCCCAGTGCTCGTCCATGGCGGAAAACTAATCAACGAATCCATGATAATCGTCGAGTATTTGGACGAAACATGGCCTGAACACCCCTTGCTGCCTACTGATCCTTATGAGAGAGCACTTGCCAGGTTCTGGGTCAAATTTATTGAAGACAAG AGTTTATCAATGTGGACGATATACCGAAGCAAAGGAGAAGAGCAAGAGAAAGCAATGAAGGCTACCATGGAAATACTAAAAACTATAGAAGAAGAAGCCATGGGAGTAATGGGAGAGAGTAAGTATTTTGGTGGAGAAAAGATTGGAATAGTTGACATTGCTTTTGGGCCAATCGCTCATTGGCTGCCAGTGATTGAAAAAGTAGGCGGAGTAAAACTACTTGAACCCCATAAATTCCCAAAACTGCAGGCATGGATCCAAAATTTCAAGCAATCACCGATCATCAGTGAAAGTCTTCCAAATGAAGAGGAGATAATTGCCTTTTTGAAACGTCGCAGGGAAATGATTTTAGCATCTGCTTCTGCTTGA
- the LOC136219433 gene encoding synaptonemal complex protein ZEP1-like isoform X2 encodes MAESIARGVVQSGVLPPSRIRTAHSYPDRCSAFESFCVKVFPHNNEVVEDSDVIVFSVKPQVLGIQQEHDTKEMSVKAAHTEELKRTQLIAENEMREKTMQLRNEHDVQMKALRTEHEDECNRLQEELNLQKTKCCWCLVPKRRLRKNITWPPSKIKKLLD; translated from the exons ATGGCTGAGAGTATAGCAAGAGGAGTTGTTCAATCAGGAGTTCTACCTCCTTCTCGCATTCGTACAGCTCACTCCTATCCTGATCGATGCTCTGCCTTCGAGTCTTTTTGTGTTAAAGTTTTCcctcacaacaatgag GTAGTTGAAGACAGTGATGTGATCGTATTCTCTGTAAAACCCCAA GTGTTGGGCATCCAGCAGGAGCATGACACAAAGGAAATGAGTGTCAAAGCTGCTCACACTGAAGAGCTAAAGCGTACCCAACTTATAGCTGAAAATGAGATGAGGGAG AAAACCATGCAATTGAGGAATGAACATGATGTTCAGATGAAAGCTTTGAGGACTGAGCATGAAGATGAGTGCAATAGGCTACAAGAGGAATTGAATCTTCAAAAAACCAAG TGCTGTTGGTGTCTAGTTCCAAAAAGGAGATTGAGAAAGAACATAACATGGCCTCCTTCAAAGATAAAGAAGTTACTAGATTAA
- the LOC136219433 gene encoding pyrroline-5-carboxylate reductase-like isoform X1 has product MAESIARGVVQSGVLPPSRIRTAHSYPDRCSAFESFCVKVFPHNNEVVEDSDVIVFSVKPQVVMLACHNLMVKMSGSRIYPVDVLGIQQEHDTKEMSVKAAHTEELKRTQLIAENEMREKTMQLRNEHDVQMKALRTEHEDECNRLQEELNLQKTKCCWCLVPKRRLRKNITWPPSKIKKLLD; this is encoded by the exons ATGGCTGAGAGTATAGCAAGAGGAGTTGTTCAATCAGGAGTTCTACCTCCTTCTCGCATTCGTACAGCTCACTCCTATCCTGATCGATGCTCTGCCTTCGAGTCTTTTTGTGTTAAAGTTTTCcctcacaacaatgag GTAGTTGAAGACAGTGATGTGATCGTATTCTCTGTAAAACCCCAAGTTG TTATGCTAGCATGCCACAATTTGATGGTTAAGATGTCTGGCTCCAGAATTTACCCCGTAGAT GTGTTGGGCATCCAGCAGGAGCATGACACAAAGGAAATGAGTGTCAAAGCTGCTCACACTGAAGAGCTAAAGCGTACCCAACTTATAGCTGAAAATGAGATGAGGGAG AAAACCATGCAATTGAGGAATGAACATGATGTTCAGATGAAAGCTTTGAGGACTGAGCATGAAGATGAGTGCAATAGGCTACAAGAGGAATTGAATCTTCAAAAAACCAAG TGCTGTTGGTGTCTAGTTCCAAAAAGGAGATTGAGAAAGAACATAACATGGCCTCCTTCAAAGATAAAGAAGTTACTAGATTAA